One genomic region from Methanocaldococcus fervens AG86 encodes:
- a CDS encoding bifunctional 5,6,7,8-tetrahydromethanopterin hydro-lyase/3-hexulose-6-phosphate synthase, which produces MIKFGEAVLGNDEAKAIVNVALGKGKEIDEVFTNALTRGSCIFANLRPNLIVKPLTLVVPRHNIESSIQDELFHGVVQYAVAKAVADLDLDEDLKVVVSVNVPELPLTNLTKRKLFQYFYASARLAINRALNEYPSKEKVKKEKYRALHPLVGFRDVRLEYPPYLQIALDVPTMENLEFLLQTIPKSDHIILEAGTPLIKKFGLEVVEVMREYFDGFIVADLKTLDTGRVEVRLAFEATANAVAISGVAPKSTIIKAIHECQKCGLISYLDMMNVPNPQELYDSLKLKPDVVILHRGIDEETFGVKKEWKFKGDCMLAIAGGVGVENVEELLKECQILIVGRAITKSRDPGRVIRMFINKMGYDIDTYRLYFDEDEDIDI; this is translated from the coding sequence ATGATAAAATTTGGAGAAGCAGTTTTAGGAAATGATGAGGCTAAAGCAATAGTCAATGTTGCATTGGGTAAAGGAAAAGAGATAGATGAGGTTTTTACAAATGCCTTAACAAGAGGTAGTTGCATATTTGCCAATTTAAGGCCAAACTTAATCGTTAAGCCCTTGACTTTAGTGGTTCCAAGGCATAATATTGAAAGCAGTATACAAGATGAGCTGTTTCATGGTGTTGTTCAATATGCTGTAGCTAAAGCAGTTGCTGATTTGGATTTAGATGAAGATTTAAAGGTTGTTGTTAGCGTTAATGTTCCAGAACTTCCACTAACAAATTTAACTAAAAGGAAGCTTTTCCAATACTTCTACGCTTCAGCAAGATTGGCCATAAATAGAGCTTTAAATGAATATCCTTCAAAAGAAAAGGTTAAGAAAGAAAAATATAGAGCTTTGCATCCATTAGTTGGTTTTAGAGATGTTAGATTGGAATATCCTCCATATTTACAAATTGCATTAGATGTTCCAACAATGGAAAACTTAGAGTTTTTATTACAAACAATCCCAAAGAGTGACCACATTATCTTAGAGGCGGGAACTCCATTAATTAAAAAATTTGGTTTGGAAGTCGTTGAAGTGATGAGAGAATATTTCGACGGCTTTATTGTTGCTGATTTAAAAACATTAGACACTGGAAGGGTTGAGGTTAGATTGGCGTTTGAAGCTACTGCAAACGCTGTGGCAATAAGCGGTGTAGCTCCAAAATCAACAATAATTAAAGCTATACACGAATGCCAGAAGTGTGGCTTAATTAGCTATTTGGATATGATGAACGTTCCTAATCCTCAAGAGTTGTATGATTCCTTAAAATTAAAGCCAGATGTTGTTATCTTACACAGAGGAATTGATGAGGAAACCTTTGGAGTTAAAAAGGAGTGGAAGTTTAAAGGAGACTGCATGTTGGCAATTGCTGGAGGAGTTGGAGTGGAGAACGTTGAAGAGCTTTTAAAAGAATGTCAAATATTAATTGTTGGAAGAGCAATTACAAAATCAAGAGATCCTGGAAGAGTTATAAGAATGTTTATAAATAAAATGGGATACGATATAGATACATATAGGCTTTACTTTGATGAGGATGAAGATATTGACATTTAA
- a CDS encoding NAD(P)-binding protein: MYDFAIIGSGVAGATIAKELGEKHRVIVIEKGKHPTYASEGKNVEVNYAYGLGGSAVYSLGNAIKTAIKGYKIEKDIYKEIWEELKIKAPDDDFLNDIDKKFIELGFEKMEKFIDFNKCNKCGECAKKLCKAKWTPLNYLKQFKGDVITEFDIKTIECNGYYEILDKNGRKVKAKNLIISAGGINSPRILKKLIDDENIGKNLFVDTFATVGGILKDSYLNKDISMLVYKKYKNFILSTHYSKLLFDEIKKDYKDVEEKDIVGIMIKIKDENSGEVLDNDVKKEITKEDFKTIVRGVSKATKYLYKLGVDDIYTTMPRGSHPGGSLSLVVDEFEVKEGLYVCDSSIFKEALGVPPIVSIIALSKKLVRDVL; encoded by the coding sequence ATGTATGATTTTGCTATTATAGGTTCTGGAGTTGCAGGAGCTACAATAGCTAAAGAATTAGGTGAAAAGCATAGAGTTATAGTTATAGAAAAAGGAAAACATCCTACTTACGCTTCAGAAGGAAAAAATGTTGAGGTAAATTATGCCTATGGATTGGGAGGAAGTGCAGTTTATTCGTTAGGAAACGCCATAAAAACAGCTATTAAAGGTTACAAAATTGAGAAAGACATTTATAAAGAAATTTGGGAGGAATTAAAAATTAAAGCTCCTGATGATGATTTTCTAAACGATATTGACAAAAAATTCATTGAATTGGGATTTGAAAAGATGGAGAAGTTTATTGACTTTAATAAATGCAACAAATGTGGAGAATGTGCAAAAAAGTTGTGTAAAGCGAAATGGACACCTTTAAATTATTTAAAACAGTTTAAAGGGGATGTAATTACTGAATTTGATATAAAAACTATAGAATGTAATGGTTATTATGAAATCTTAGATAAAAACGGTAGAAAAGTTAAAGCTAAAAACCTTATAATCTCTGCTGGAGGCATTAATTCTCCAAGAATCCTGAAAAAATTAATTGATGATGAAAATATTGGAAAAAATCTCTTTGTAGATACCTTTGCGACAGTTGGAGGAATTCTAAAAGACAGCTATTTAAATAAAGATATTTCTATGCTTGTTTATAAAAAATACAAAAATTTCATATTATCTACTCATTACTCAAAACTTCTATTTGATGAAATAAAAAAGGATTATAAAGATGTAGAAGAAAAAGATATCGTGGGGATTATGATAAAGATCAAAGATGAAAACAGCGGGGAGGTTTTAGATAATGATGTTAAGAAGGAGATAACTAAAGAAGATTTTAAAACTATTGTAAGGGGAGTAAGCAAGGCAACAAAATATTTATACAAGTTGGGTGTTGATGATATATACACAACTATGCCAAGAGGTTCACATCCAGGAGGTAGTTTAAGCTTAGTTGTCGATGAATTTGAAGTGAAGGAAGGGCTTTATGTTTGTGATTCCTCAATATTCAAAGAAGCTTTAGGAGTTCCACCAATTGTTTCCATTATAGCCCTATCTAAAAAACTTGTAAGGGATGTTTTATAA
- a CDS encoding methanogenesis marker 14 protein, with the protein MGIFDAIAGIFRKKPKIAYAKSQSVDLIELKRNPYYIVASVELGNTTTKSIITATNMDTGRTYIVSKYVRMTRDVRKPKKGEEVFGETLWGVKLTREAVADMVKEVLLESLKKAGLTVNDLHFVVRSTGVTAGFASPEEVGEMIIALAQGCMKAGVPPGKMTPAMTKDQVPKPFDQYSFLDKIIFDGAVTGVLPPTGKEVVANEMEGELVTAGIKVGSKWTNVDFRNPCMSIDFGTTLAGRITNDTLPYAKVIGNLCGLAGAIADAIARGSGKIDEKTGAALDLANVKGKPNEELAREYAEEIHKYIIIKEVPRDVDRFGTVPVDPKSAEKAGTTLIGCDVGKNGSDLIKLEELGRELVEKSNIPTLMCCLDYVMSEVVRRLVELAYNKGLINEKSAIGITGRAGITGKKPELIIEKLKTLEIWDKVEENVVFVEDGLALGASVMARCMNCLGTPKEPIGGVRGGGCILGLRRKWQKERGMIRD; encoded by the coding sequence ATGGGAATTTTTGATGCTATAGCAGGGATATTCAGAAAAAAGCCAAAAATTGCATATGCAAAATCACAAAGCGTTGATTTGATTGAATTAAAGAGAAACCCATATTACATAGTGGCATCAGTTGAGTTGGGGAATACAACCACAAAATCTATTATAACAGCCACAAATATGGATACTGGAAGAACATATATTGTCAGTAAGTACGTAAGGATGACAAGGGATGTTAGAAAGCCAAAGAAAGGGGAAGAGGTTTTTGGAGAGACTTTATGGGGAGTTAAATTAACAAGGGAAGCTGTTGCTGATATGGTTAAAGAAGTTTTATTAGAAAGTTTAAAAAAAGCTGGTTTAACAGTTAATGATTTACACTTTGTCGTTAGAAGTACTGGAGTTACTGCAGGTTTTGCATCTCCAGAAGAAGTTGGAGAAATGATTATTGCATTAGCTCAAGGATGTATGAAAGCAGGGGTTCCTCCAGGAAAGATGACTCCAGCAATGACTAAGGATCAAGTACCAAAACCATTTGACCAATACTCCTTTTTAGACAAAATTATCTTTGATGGGGCAGTTACGGGAGTTTTGCCTCCAACCGGTAAGGAGGTTGTAGCCAACGAGATGGAGGGTGAGCTCGTAACAGCAGGAATAAAAGTTGGGAGTAAATGGACTAATGTTGATTTCAGAAATCCATGTATGAGTATCGACTTTGGAACTACATTAGCTGGTAGAATAACCAACGATACATTACCTTATGCAAAAGTTATTGGTAACCTATGCGGTTTAGCTGGGGCTATAGCGGATGCAATTGCAAGAGGTTCTGGAAAGATAGATGAAAAAACAGGGGCAGCTTTAGATTTAGCCAATGTTAAAGGAAAGCCAAATGAAGAGTTAGCAAGGGAATATGCTGAGGAGATTCACAAATATATAATAATAAAAGAAGTTCCAAGGGATGTAGATAGATTTGGGACTGTTCCAGTAGATCCAAAATCAGCCGAAAAGGCAGGAACTACACTAATTGGATGTGATGTTGGTAAAAATGGTAGTGATTTAATAAAATTGGAAGAGTTAGGAAGGGAATTAGTTGAAAAAAGTAACATCCCAACGTTGATGTGTTGTTTAGACTATGTTATGAGTGAAGTCGTTAGAAGATTGGTAGAGTTGGCTTACAACAAAGGATTAATTAATGAAAAATCAGCTATTGGAATTACTGGAAGGGCTGGAATTACTGGAAAGAAACCAGAATTAATTATAGAAAAGCTCAAAACCTTAGAAATTTGGGATAAGGTTGAGGAGAACGTTGTGTTTGTTGAAGATGGACTGGCTTTAGGAGCTTCAGTTATGGCGAGATGTATGAACTGTTTAGGAACTCCAAAAGAGCCAATTGGCGGAGTTAGGGGAGGAGGATGTATATTAGGTTTAAGAAGAAAGTGGCAAAAAGAAAGAGGAATGATAAGAGATTAA
- a CDS encoding 50S ribosomal protein L11 methyltransferase — translation MKLKLKVPQWHYSLLTDYERLAIFKNAIESVVDKDDIVFDLGTGSGILAMIAARKAKKVYAIELDPFTYDYAKENVKINGFDNIEVIEGDASEYNFKEKADVVIAELLDTALITEPQVKVINSIIKRGFLKENARIIPAKTISTIQLVEARMNHIYYDEDVKSEEVSEEVIYEEVDFYKINPIEVSYKIELNVEKSCKNLGIKLRTYTILDDEHVAGQTPMLNPPLVIPLNKNADKGKVKINLSYKRGGDLESIKVKIWWENDSKY, via the coding sequence ATGAAGTTAAAGTTGAAAGTTCCACAATGGCACTATTCTTTATTGACAGACTATGAAAGATTAGCAATCTTCAAAAATGCAATAGAAAGTGTTGTAGATAAAGATGATATTGTATTTGATTTGGGAACTGGCAGTGGGATTTTAGCAATGATTGCTGCAAGAAAAGCTAAAAAGGTTTATGCTATTGAATTAGATCCATTTACTTACGATTATGCAAAGGAAAATGTAAAAATCAACGGATTTGATAATATTGAAGTTATTGAAGGAGATGCATCAGAATACAACTTTAAAGAGAAAGCTGATGTTGTTATAGCTGAGCTTTTAGACACTGCCTTAATCACTGAGCCACAAGTTAAGGTTATAAACTCAATAATAAAAAGAGGTTTTTTGAAAGAAAACGCCAGAATAATCCCAGCTAAGACCATATCTACAATACAACTCGTAGAGGCGAGAATGAACCACATCTATTACGATGAAGACGTTAAATCAGAGGAAGTTTCTGAAGAAGTTATTTATGAGGAAGTTGACTTTTATAAAATAAACCCTATTGAAGTTAGCTATAAAATAGAGCTAAATGTTGAAAAGAGCTGTAAAAACTTAGGGATAAAATTAAGGACTTATACAATTTTAGATGATGAACATGTAGCTGGACAAACGCCTATGTTAAATCCTCCATTGGTAATTCCATTAAATAAAAATGCAGATAAGGGAAAAGTTAAGATAAACCTATCTTATAAAAGAGGAGGAGATTTAGAGAGTATAAAAGTAAAAATATGGTGGGAGAACGATAGTAAATATTAA
- a CDS encoding DUF6079 family protein produces MVKVNELFNFQEIRPVIQVVKDDPKDLVSTFVVSDKMKKDIELIVQNLNDIQHRSIFIIGDYGTGKSHFLGFIVNIARDKSLIDYIRDEDLKKYLKENLEKDFIIVVYELNPIRQPFGLIFYRIMQTHLEKSYGIKINVPKTEEEFNSILDHKQYIIDNIIRPVKEKFPDRGIIVAFDELSDFLRQKHREDVNQDMQFIRILGELSEKEDIIFIFSMQESQKSN; encoded by the coding sequence ATGGTTAAGGTAAATGAACTTTTTAATTTTCAAGAAATTCGTCCAGTTATACAAGTAGTGAAAGACGATCCAAAAGATCTAGTTTCTACTTTTGTAGTTTCAGACAAAATGAAGAAAGATATTGAGCTTATAGTTCAGAACCTAAATGATATTCAACATCGTTCAATCTTTATAATTGGTGATTATGGAACTGGAAAGTCACATTTCTTAGGTTTTATTGTAAATATAGCGAGAGATAAATCTTTAATTGATTATATAAGAGATGAAGATCTTAAAAAATACTTAAAAGAAAACTTAGAAAAGGATTTCATTATTGTCGTATATGAGTTAAATCCAATTAGACAACCATTTGGACTTATATTCTATCGTATAATGCAAACGCACCTTGAGAAAAGTTATGGAATAAAAATTAATGTCCCAAAAACGGAAGAAGAATTTAATAGTATTTTAGACCACAAGCAATACATAATCGACAATATAATTAGACCTGTAAAAGAAAAATTTCCTGATAGGGGTATTATAGTTGCATTTGATGAGTTATCTGACTTTCTTAGACAGAAACATAGAGAGGATGTTAATCAAGATATGCAGTTTATTAGAATACTTGGAGAATTATCTGAAAAAGAGGATATAATATTCATTTTTTCAATGCAAGAAAGCCAAAAATCAAATTAA
- a CDS encoding DUF447 domain-containing protein — MINEVVVATRKDNRDNKAPIGVYLKDKKVIMHLFSGSHTYENLLTEDYFSVNVVPPIEIAKAVLYDDDNYLYYKNIPYLKSSYYVIFYKVVKRKFVNRDDKFGKHELMILEGEEINRIYLNNIPEPYNRADGLLVEMAVIYSRLSNKNLKIDEKTRKEMENDMKKYFSIVKKVGDRERKHLAEIMLKNLNLF, encoded by the coding sequence ATGATAAATGAGGTTGTTGTAGCAACGAGAAAAGATAATAGGGATAATAAAGCTCCAATTGGTGTTTATCTTAAAGATAAAAAAGTTATTATGCATCTTTTTTCTGGTTCTCATACTTATGAAAATCTTTTAACTGAAGATTACTTCTCAGTTAATGTAGTTCCACCAATTGAGATAGCAAAGGCTGTTTTGTATGACGATGATAACTATCTCTACTATAAAAACATCCCATATCTAAAAAGCTCATATTATGTGATATTCTACAAAGTTGTTAAAAGAAAATTTGTAAATAGGGACGATAAATTTGGAAAACATGAATTGATGATTTTAGAGGGAGAGGAGATAAATAGAATATATTTAAACAACATCCCAGAGCCATACAATAGGGCAGATGGATTGTTGGTTGAGATGGCAGTTATTTATTCAAGGTTATCAAATAAAAATTTAAAAATCGATGAAAAAACAAGAAAAGAAATGGAAAACGATATGAAAAAATACTTTTCAATAGTAAAAAAAGTTGGTGATAGAGAGCGTAAGCATTTAGCTGAAATCATGCTTAAAAATTTGAATTTATTTTAA
- the aroD gene encoding type I 3-dehydroquinate dehydratase — MICLPVVEDNVEEAIKTAKKYLEIADIVEFRVDMLKEVSEEDIAEFAKYPSIITVRPEWEGGYWRGSDEERLNLIKKAIECNAKFVDIELREEKNREIVKFRDEIGSKTKIIISYHDFEKTPSKEVLDDIVKKALSIGDIAKFATMANNKEDVLNILEVINKYSGKIIGIGMGENGKLTRILGVYFGSILTFASYKGKSSAPGQVDIETLKEIWKLMNLK, encoded by the coding sequence ATGATATGTTTGCCAGTAGTTGAAGATAATGTGGAAGAGGCAATAAAAACTGCTAAAAAATATTTAGAAATAGCAGATATCGTTGAATTTAGAGTAGATATGCTTAAAGAGGTGAGTGAAGAGGATATAGCGGAGTTTGCTAAGTATCCTTCAATTATAACAGTTAGACCAGAGTGGGAGGGGGGTTATTGGAGAGGAAGTGATGAGGAGAGATTAAATCTAATAAAAAAGGCAATTGAATGTAATGCAAAATTTGTTGATATTGAGTTAAGGGAAGAGAAAAATAGAGAAATTGTGAAATTTAGGGATGAGATTGGCTCAAAAACAAAGATTATAATCTCATATCATGACTTTGAAAAAACTCCTTCAAAAGAAGTATTGGATGATATAGTAAAAAAAGCCCTTAGCATTGGAGATATAGCAAAATTTGCAACGATGGCAAATAATAAAGAAGATGTTTTAAATATTTTAGAAGTGATAAATAAATATTCTGGAAAGATTATTGGTATAGGAATGGGGGAAAATGGAAAATTAACGAGGATATTGGGAGTTTATTTTGGTTCAATATTAACCTTTGCCTCTTACAAAGGAAAAAGCTCCGCTCCTGGGCAGGTTGATATTGAGACTTTAAAAGAGATTTGGAAATTAATGAACTTAAAATAA
- a CDS encoding cyclase family protein, with protein MEILDLTQPLINFPYPGDPGLKISEKEAGGFIISEISMGSHICTHVDYPRHVNLENNIPFKDLIIKGNSYCIDLNDFEINKIPECDILLIYTGFSKYWGKEEYFEKIPKIQFLDEIVESNIKCLGVDACTIGGFEEHKKLLSKNILIIENLNENLKNLIGKRFYFLGLPLKIFDIDASPIRCIAIP; from the coding sequence ATGGAGATTTTGGATTTAACTCAACCATTAATAAACTTTCCATATCCTGGAGATCCGGGGTTGAAAATCTCTGAAAAAGAGGCAGGTGGGTTTATAATATCAGAAATAAGTATGGGTTCTCATATATGCACGCATGTTGATTATCCAAGACATGTAAATTTGGAAAATAATATTCCTTTTAAAGATTTAATAATTAAAGGAAATAGTTATTGTATAGATTTAAATGATTTTGAGATTAATAAAATTCCTGAATGTGATATTTTGTTAATTTATACTGGATTTTCCAAATATTGGGGTAAAGAAGAATACTTTGAAAAAATTCCAAAGATACAATTTTTGGATGAGATAGTTGAGAGCAATATAAAATGTTTAGGTGTTGATGCATGCACAATTGGAGGATTTGAAGAGCATAAAAAACTTTTATCAAAAAATATCTTAATTATTGAAAATCTAAATGAAAATTTAAAAAATTTGATTGGGAAGAGGTTTTATTTTTTAGGATTGCCATTAAAGATATTTGATATCGATGCTTCACCTATTAGGTGTATTGCAATTCCATAA
- a CDS encoding Gar1/Naf1 family protein, with the protein MKIKILHKTPKGFLIGRGKREIKIGSVVIFENKKIGKVVDIFGPVAKPYVKILPINKDIEVTGTAFIKNGKSKYKNSKKKN; encoded by the coding sequence TTGAAGATAAAAATACTCCACAAAACGCCAAAAGGATTTTTAATTGGTAGAGGAAAAAGAGAAATAAAGATTGGCTCAGTCGTTATTTTTGAAAATAAAAAAATTGGTAAGGTAGTTGATATTTTTGGGCCTGTAGCTAAGCCATATGTAAAAATACTCCCTATCAACAAAGATATAGAAGTTACTGGAACTGCATTCATTAAAAACGGTAAATCTAAATATAAAAATTCTAAGAAGAAAAATTAG
- a CDS encoding transcription initiation factor IIB yields the protein MEALKTKEEKTLKEKKVITKSEKKESSIGEEEIVCPICGSKEVVKDYERAEIVCAKCGCVIKENLFDIGPEWRAFDHEQKIKRCRVGAPMTYTIHDKGLSTVIDWRNKDSYGKDLSANKRAQLYRLRKWQRRIRVSDAAERNLAFALSELDRITSKLGLPRHVRENAAIIYRGAVEKGLIRGRSIEGVVAAAIYAACRRCRVPRTLDEIAEASRVDRKEIGRTYRFLARELGIKLTPTNPIDYVPRFASELGLPGEVESKAIQILQQAAEKGLTSGRGPTGVAAAAIYIASVLLGCRRTQREVAEVAGVTEVTIRNRYKELTEHLDIDVTL from the coding sequence ATGGAAGCTCTCAAAACTAAAGAAGAAAAAACTTTAAAAGAAAAAAAGGTTATAACAAAATCTGAAAAAAAAGAAAGTAGTATTGGGGAAGAAGAAATTGTTTGTCCAATTTGTGGTAGTAAAGAGGTTGTTAAAGACTATGAAAGGGCTGAAATTGTTTGTGCTAAATGTGGATGTGTCATTAAAGAGAATCTATTTGACATTGGTCCAGAATGGAGAGCATTTGACCACGAACAAAAGATTAAGAGATGTAGAGTCGGGGCCCCTATGACCTACACTATTCACGACAAAGGATTATCAACAGTAATCGATTGGAGAAATAAAGATAGTTATGGAAAAGATTTATCTGCAAATAAAAGAGCACAACTTTATAGGTTAAGAAAGTGGCAGAGAAGAATTAGAGTTAGTGATGCTGCAGAGAGGAACTTAGCTTTTGCTTTATCAGAGTTGGATAGAATTACATCAAAATTAGGATTACCAAGGCACGTTAGGGAAAACGCTGCTATAATTTACAGAGGAGCTGTTGAAAAAGGACTAATAAGAGGAAGAAGTATTGAAGGTGTTGTTGCTGCTGCTATTTACGCTGCTTGTAGAAGATGTAGGGTGCCAAGAACATTGGATGAGATTGCTGAAGCATCAAGAGTAGATAGAAAGGAAATTGGAAGAACATACAGATTCTTAGCAAGAGAGTTAGGAATAAAATTAACTCCAACGAATCCTATCGATTACGTGCCAAGATTTGCTTCTGAACTTGGATTGCCTGGAGAAGTTGAATCTAAAGCTATACAGATATTACAGCAAGCTGCTGAAAAAGGATTAACGAGCGGTAGAGGCCCTACTGGAGTAGCTGCTGCAGCGATATACATAGCGAGTGTTCTCCTTGGATGTAGAAGAACTCAGAGAGAAGTTGCTGAAGTTGCAGGAGTAACAGAGGTTACAATAAGGAATAGATATAAAGAGCTAACAGAACACTTAGATATAGATGTGACCTTGTAG
- a CDS encoding ATPase, T2SS/T4P/T4SS family — protein sequence MGLFDKIQKKSEKSIAKEQKSIKKESRLSKHEDKNILDTYEVTVDEITAEVVIKKEGGYVYYLIPEIEKINSALSKLSKDNINLIKMQIGELGLIEYKQMKEYIQDFCLKYNLNVPYIDSLAKYFYLISGRLGLLEIPINDDRLEEVMVNGYNIPVFVFHRKHQMCETNIILDRNEVDRIIESIANLVNRPIDSRVPMLDAFLPDGSRVNATTADITMNGATLTIRKFSKNPLTVIDLINFGTLDLDTAAFLWQTVEGYFGAKPANTLIAGGTGSGKTTLLNVLSLFSMYNERIITIEDTPELQIPHKHVIKMVTRPARPGMPEYEVTMNDLIKNALRMRPDRIFVGEVRGEEAYSLLVAMNTGHDGALTYNEPIYLSDGDVVKIGDFVDDFFKYDKGEKESNGFEFINIEDENIFIKSFNKSTLKIEDKKITRVWRKKYNGKLLKIKTENNREITLTHDHPIYKKDEGIIFEINAEMAKIGDYIAIPSLNSKIIWDKINDIHEIYYDGYIYDLTVKDNHTYIAGKGGIAVSNCSGTLHANSADEAILRLTSPPMNVPKIMLTALDFIINQQRIRRGGKTIRRILGIVEIVKGGSGEGGEIAKTTLYEYNGLKDSLERKGICMWEEEVCEIAGISREELLRDREMRKKVLNYLYKNNIKDLKEVSKYIMAYQVDPEKLLKSLSI from the coding sequence TTGGGATTATTTGATAAAATTCAGAAAAAATCAGAAAAAAGTATTGCAAAAGAACAAAAATCAATTAAAAAAGAGTCAAGATTATCAAAACACGAAGATAAAAATATATTAGACACCTACGAAGTTACTGTTGATGAAATTACTGCAGAAGTTGTAATAAAAAAAGAAGGGGGTTATGTTTATTATTTAATTCCCGAAATCGAGAAGATAAACTCTGCTCTATCAAAACTTTCAAAAGACAACATAAATTTAATAAAAATGCAAATTGGAGAGCTTGGATTGATTGAATATAAACAAATGAAAGAATATATTCAAGATTTTTGCTTAAAATATAATCTAAATGTCCCATACATTGATTCTTTAGCTAAATATTTTTATCTAATATCAGGCAGGTTAGGATTGTTAGAAATTCCAATAAATGATGATAGATTAGAAGAAGTAATGGTTAACGGTTACAATATCCCTGTTTTTGTATTTCACAGAAAACATCAGATGTGTGAAACAAATATAATATTAGATAGAAATGAGGTAGACAGAATTATAGAAAGTATTGCAAATTTAGTTAATAGACCAATTGACTCAAGAGTTCCTATGCTTGATGCATTCTTGCCAGATGGTAGTAGGGTAAATGCTACAACGGCAGATATAACAATGAATGGAGCTACTTTAACAATTAGAAAGTTCTCAAAAAATCCATTAACTGTCATAGATTTAATAAACTTTGGAACTTTAGATTTAGATACCGCAGCTTTTTTATGGCAGACAGTTGAAGGCTATTTTGGAGCAAAACCAGCAAACACGTTAATAGCCGGTGGAACTGGTTCAGGAAAAACCACTTTACTAAATGTCTTATCCTTATTTTCAATGTACAATGAAAGAATTATCACCATAGAAGATACTCCAGAGTTGCAGATTCCACACAAACACGTTATAAAAATGGTTACAAGGCCTGCTAGACCAGGAATGCCTGAATACGAAGTTACAATGAATGATTTAATTAAAAATGCTCTAAGAATGAGACCAGATAGAATATTTGTCGGAGAGGTCAGAGGGGAGGAAGCATATTCCTTGCTCGTTGCTATGAATACTGGGCACGATGGGGCTTTAACATATAATGAGCCAATATATTTATCAGATGGAGATGTTGTTAAAATTGGGGATTTCGTTGATGACTTTTTTAAATATGATAAAGGAGAAAAAGAAAGTAATGGGTTTGAATTTATAAATATTGAAGATGAAAACATCTTTATTAAAAGTTTTAATAAATCAACTTTAAAAATTGAAGATAAAAAAATAACAAGGGTTTGGAGAAAAAAATATAACGGAAAATTACTAAAAATAAAAACTGAAAATAATAGGGAGATAACGTTAACTCATGATCACCCAATATACAAAAAAGATGAAGGCATAATATTTGAAATTAATGCAGAAATGGCTAAAATTGGGGATTACATTGCAATTCCTTCTTTAAATTCAAAGATAATCTGGGATAAAATAAATGATATTCATGAAATCTATTATGATGGGTACATTTATGATTTAACAGTTAAAGATAACCATACCTATATTGCTGGAAAAGGAGGGATTGCAGTTTCTAACTGCTCAGGAACTTTACATGCAAATAGTGCTGATGAAGCAATTCTAAGATTAACAAGCCCCCCAATGAACGTTCCAAAAATTATGTTAACAGCTTTAGACTTTATTATAAACCAGCAAAGGATTAGGAGGGGTGGAAAAACTATAAGGAGAATTTTAGGGATTGTGGAAATTGTAAAAGGTGGAAGTGGTGAAGGGGGAGAAATAGCTAAAACCACACTTTATGAGTACAATGGTTTAAAGGACAGTTTGGAAAGAAAAGGAATATGTATGTGGGAAGAAGAAGTTTGTGAAATTGCTGGGATTTCTAGAGAGGAGTTGTTAAGAGATAGGGAGATGAGAAAAAAGGTTTTAAATTATTTATACAAAAATAATATTAAGGATCTCAAAGAAGTTTCTAAATATATAATGGCCTACCAAGTGGATCCTGAGAAGCTTTTAAAATCACTATCCATTTAA